Proteins from a single region of Undibacterium sp. KW1:
- a CDS encoding SOS response-associated peptidase, protein MCINYTPTRPELMEYFKVHGRSMYDWNVEVWQDYDAPIIRHDEQGRRQALLGAYSMIPKSKMQPGVKRFSTMNARAETLGSLRSYAPSWHSGKLCLVPMQHFFEPNYESGAAERWRIGLIEEPDFAVAGLYKEWPQEDGSVSYSFTQITINADEHPLMSRFHKPGEEKRSLVIVPPEDFDDWLSCRDPEFARAFLRPYPADRMFADFFPKPPVEKVAKIIKPKKPQIVVPTNLDLFD, encoded by the coding sequence ATGTGCATCAACTACACCCCCACGCGCCCTGAGCTGATGGAGTATTTCAAAGTCCACGGCAGGAGCATGTACGACTGGAATGTTGAAGTCTGGCAAGACTACGATGCCCCCATCATCAGGCATGATGAGCAGGGCAGACGGCAAGCCCTGTTAGGTGCTTACAGCATGATACCCAAGTCAAAGATGCAGCCCGGCGTCAAGCGATTCTCTACCATGAATGCCAGGGCAGAGACGCTGGGATCGCTGCGCAGCTATGCGCCATCCTGGCACAGCGGCAAACTCTGCCTGGTGCCCATGCAACACTTCTTTGAACCCAATTATGAAAGCGGCGCAGCAGAGCGCTGGCGCATAGGCCTCATCGAAGAACCTGACTTTGCCGTGGCAGGTCTGTACAAGGAATGGCCGCAGGAAGATGGCAGCGTCAGCTATTCCTTCACGCAAATCACCATTAATGCCGACGAGCACCCGCTGATGAGCCGCTTTCACAAACCCGGCGAAGAAAAACGCTCGCTCGTCATCGTGCCGCCAGAAGATTTTGATGACTGGCTATCCTGCCGCGACCCGGAATTCGCCCGCGCCTTTTTGCGGCCTTATCCGGCTGATCGCATGTTCGCTGATTTCTTTCCCAAGCCGCCGGTGGAGAAAGTCGCGAAGATTATCAAGCCCAAGAAGCCGCAGATAGTGGTGCCGACTAATCTGGATTTGTTTGATTGA
- a CDS encoding acyl-CoA thioester hydrolase/BAAT C-terminal domain-containing protein — protein MGGSKGAEMALLSASLLPWVKAVVAIAPSDLVWEGFAMDRMLGAGRYGSFSYQGKTLPYTPNAGLDKAFATTQPVLAHIYIEGRKAYPERAKAARIAVENFKGKLLLIAGGDDQMWPSLDMANNIVNSRKAAGLETELLTFPKAGHLVGGDGYSPNDYYTPFAMGGNAKEDGHAQTVAWPATMGFLKKALQSKK, from the coding sequence ATGGGCGGCTCTAAAGGCGCAGAAATGGCCTTGCTGTCTGCCAGCCTGCTGCCCTGGGTAAAAGCCGTAGTCGCCATCGCCCCGAGCGACCTGGTATGGGAAGGCTTTGCCATGGACAGGATGCTGGGAGCTGGCCGTTACGGCAGCTTCAGCTACCAGGGCAAGACCCTGCCCTATACGCCCAATGCCGGTCTCGACAAAGCCTTTGCCACTACCCAGCCGGTGCTGGCCCACATCTACATCGAAGGCCGCAAAGCCTACCCCGAGCGCGCCAAAGCTGCCCGCATCGCGGTAGAAAATTTCAAAGGCAAACTCTTGCTGATCGCAGGCGGTGATGACCAGATGTGGCCATCGCTGGACATGGCCAACAACATCGTCAACAGCCGCAAGGCAGCCGGGCTGGAAACAGAATTGCTCACCTTCCCCAAGGCCGGGCACCTGGTCGGCGGTGATGGCTACAGCCCGAATGATTACTACACCCCATTCGCCATGGGTGGCAATGCCAAAGAAGATGGCCATGCACAGACTGTCGCCTGGCCTGCGACCATGGGGTTTTTGAAGAAGGCTTTGCAGAGCAAAAAATGA
- a CDS encoding beta-1,3-glucanase family protein, producing MSSFSIQSSVPVSITNNSPANNDNVWVTVYGSLIVNPGNNQTPAQGANYYLVPPTAGQTQVVPTAVADLPPPGPNSPDGVILPSYTLTQWGNSLCLPAPTYSGDANGNNNQQYSGRILISVGAPTQAQVSVTSTPASVSSPSPASAQDPSTGTFYDFLEFTVASNADGSINVDIDTSQVDAFGLPMQLQFFKDAAATQAYNVSFTGDTTAGSTEVTALTATTGLGQGVPVTGSGMAPGSAVVSVPVGANPTSMTLNLPATATATGAALTAVMAGPVGVVGVRDDIFNGSDMSNFATFIKEQSNKDNASPFMECLSAAPMRIVSPKDICENPNVSASDALNNYFNAQVDNFFLQYFTSPATSSPGVPANGGGKIFSLQSSAFGQSLTYSGSVTLQTDGGYALSLADASGTDSNTYTIYYPFSTQNALADYTPVFPVAAPPAWISAAMAKESASQMIFACDAVFADNTLRGLSGAALAVQGDLENSISAAFNRGIILNEPSTWGDSSTWYPDSQPFNYWVKYWHQAGLTESGLAYAFPYDDKFGSSTNIQQSSVGNVSITLSTWGSTPMPTVTLTAPASGNQGGSLQLAASVSGVSSGAVPTGSISYFVDGCVMSNTSNQTSVALANGQAAAASFSVPALPDGAYTHSYTVTAVYSGDSNYQPAVATQTVQLTGPSGDFAVSLNPPQFPVGTTVSVTTVLPVAAVAGTLALNLIDSSQNVVASVAASSVSSATNVTPFDIPANVLSFAGIVTSGNNQITNVSSTNDLTPGQVLTGTGIPANTTIISFSPCTITMSGNANADATGASTTITSNAALVGFAIQAVYVPTEGSGTLTGQINFAFQA from the coding sequence ATGTCTTCCTTTTCTATCCAGTCGTCTGTCCCCGTCAGCATCACCAATAATTCGCCCGCCAATAATGACAATGTCTGGGTGACGGTGTATGGCAGCCTTATCGTCAATCCCGGCAACAACCAGACCCCGGCGCAGGGTGCCAATTATTATCTGGTGCCGCCAACGGCAGGGCAGACGCAGGTAGTGCCGACTGCCGTGGCTGATTTGCCGCCGCCAGGGCCCAATTCGCCAGATGGCGTTATCTTGCCGAGCTACACACTCACGCAATGGGGCAATAGTTTGTGTCTGCCAGCGCCGACTTATTCAGGGGATGCAAACGGCAACAACAACCAGCAATATTCGGGGCGCATTTTGATTTCTGTCGGTGCACCCACGCAGGCCCAGGTGTCGGTCACATCCACACCTGCCTCAGTCTCATCACCCAGCCCGGCCAGTGCGCAAGACCCGAGTACCGGCACGTTTTATGATTTTCTCGAATTTACCGTCGCCTCGAATGCGGACGGTAGCATCAATGTCGATATTGATACCTCACAGGTCGATGCCTTTGGCTTGCCCATGCAATTGCAGTTCTTCAAGGATGCTGCGGCAACGCAGGCTTATAACGTCAGCTTCACGGGAGACACCACCGCAGGCAGCACCGAGGTCACGGCGCTGACAGCGACAACTGGCCTGGGCCAGGGCGTACCTGTGACTGGGAGCGGCATGGCTCCTGGAAGCGCGGTGGTCAGCGTGCCTGTGGGTGCCAACCCCACGAGCATGACACTGAACCTGCCAGCTACGGCCACCGCCACTGGCGCAGCTTTAACGGCAGTGATGGCCGGGCCGGTTGGTGTGGTTGGCGTGCGCGACGATATTTTCAATGGCAGCGACATGAGCAATTTTGCGACCTTCATCAAGGAGCAGAGCAACAAGGACAACGCCAGCCCTTTCATGGAATGCCTGAGTGCCGCGCCCATGCGTATCGTTTCGCCAAAGGACATTTGCGAAAACCCCAATGTGTCCGCCAGCGATGCGCTGAACAATTATTTCAATGCCCAGGTCGATAACTTTTTCTTGCAATACTTCACCAGCCCCGCCACATCAAGCCCTGGTGTGCCTGCAAATGGCGGCGGCAAGATTTTTAGTCTGCAATCCTCAGCCTTTGGTCAGTCACTGACTTATAGCGGCAGCGTGACTTTGCAGACTGACGGCGGCTATGCACTTTCACTCGCTGACGCCAGCGGCACCGACAGCAATACCTACACGATTTACTACCCGTTCTCGACGCAAAATGCACTTGCTGACTACACCCCGGTTTTCCCAGTCGCTGCACCACCTGCATGGATCAGCGCCGCCATGGCCAAGGAATCTGCCTCGCAAATGATCTTCGCCTGCGATGCCGTGTTTGCTGACAATACCCTGCGTGGCCTGAGCGGTGCGGCACTGGCGGTGCAGGGTGATCTGGAGAATTCAATTTCTGCCGCCTTCAACCGTGGCATCATCCTTAATGAGCCATCGACCTGGGGCGACAGCAGCACCTGGTATCCAGATAGCCAGCCCTTCAACTACTGGGTCAAATACTGGCATCAGGCTGGCCTGACCGAGAGCGGCCTGGCTTATGCTTTTCCATACGACGACAAGTTTGGCAGCAGCACCAATATCCAGCAAAGCAGTGTCGGCAATGTCAGCATCACCCTCAGCACCTGGGGCAGCACACCCATGCCGACAGTGACGCTGACTGCCCCCGCCAGCGGTAATCAGGGCGGCAGCCTGCAACTTGCGGCCAGCGTTTCTGGAGTCAGCAGCGGTGCTGTGCCAACGGGCAGCATCAGTTATTTTGTCGATGGCTGCGTCATGAGCAACACCAGCAATCAGACCAGTGTAGCACTGGCAAATGGCCAGGCTGCAGCCGCCAGCTTTAGTGTTCCCGCCTTGCCTGATGGGGCCTATACCCATAGCTATACCGTCACCGCGGTCTATTCCGGCGACAGCAATTACCAGCCTGCCGTTGCCACCCAGACCGTGCAACTCACAGGCCCCAGCGGTGATTTTGCAGTCAGTCTGAACCCGCCGCAATTCCCGGTTGGTACCACTGTCAGCGTCACCACTGTGCTGCCAGTCGCAGCAGTCGCTGGCACACTGGCGCTGAACCTCATAGACTCATCGCAAAACGTGGTCGCCAGCGTCGCAGCCTCCAGCGTCAGCAGCGCCACCAATGTCACGCCCTTTGACATTCCCGCCAATGTGCTGAGTTTTGCCGGCATCGTCACCAGTGGCAACAACCAGATCACCAACGTCAGCAGTACCAATGACCTGACCCCTGGCCAGGTACTGACAGGCACAGGCATACCCGCAAATACAACCATCATCTCCTTTAGCCCCTGCACCATCACCATGAGCGGCAATGCCAATGCAGATGCCACGGGCGCAAGCACCACCATCACATCCAATGCGGCGCTGGTGGGGTTTGCGATACAGGCAGTGTATGTGCCGACTGAAGGAAGCGGGACCTTGACGGGGCAGATTAATTTTGCGTTTCAGGCATAG
- a CDS encoding FAD-dependent oxidoreductase, whose amino-acid sequence MKPQTSALPIAIIGAGPVGLAAAAHLLLRGQQPLILESAASIAANLASYRQVRLFSPWRYNLDQAAVSLLTASGWQQPDPESLPTAGEMIDHYLQPLARLPAIAASLHLQHRVIAVSRQSCDKVKTKGREDAAFVLRVATPEGERDYLASAIIDASGTWSQPNPLGANGIPAIGEEQYAAHISYGMPDILGTQRQRFAGKRVLVVGTGHSAAGNLLALAQLAEQVPGTTLLWAIRGNHVAKVFGGGSADGLPARGQLGARLKALKDTGQLSLYRNFRIRQLQSGEHGITVIGDMHQGETPVLSDIDEIIASTGARPDLSLSRELRLRHDPWLESTEALAPLIDPNEHSCGTVRPHGHRELAHPEPGYYSVGAKSYGRAPNFLMATGYEQVRSVVAALTGDLAAADEVQLSLPQTGICSTQPVYELPEKEEPAACCGGAAPAGANACCALDATEKAKGNAGCGCSTQSETPAMPTLSKPEASKPKCCS is encoded by the coding sequence ATGAAACCACAGACCAGCGCATTACCCATTGCCATCATTGGTGCCGGGCCCGTCGGGCTGGCGGCAGCCGCGCACCTGCTCTTGCGCGGACAGCAGCCACTGATACTGGAAAGCGCAGCAAGCATTGCCGCCAACCTCGCCAGTTATCGCCAGGTGCGCCTGTTTTCGCCATGGCGCTACAATCTGGACCAGGCTGCAGTCAGCTTGCTGACAGCCTCAGGCTGGCAGCAGCCTGATCCTGAAAGCTTGCCAACTGCCGGGGAGATGATAGACCACTACCTGCAGCCACTTGCCCGGCTACCCGCCATCGCAGCAAGTCTGCACCTGCAACACCGTGTCATCGCCGTCAGCAGGCAGTCTTGCGACAAGGTCAAGACCAAAGGACGGGAAGACGCCGCCTTTGTCTTGCGGGTAGCAACACCAGAGGGCGAACGGGATTACCTCGCCAGCGCCATTATCGATGCCAGCGGCACCTGGTCGCAACCCAACCCGCTGGGAGCGAATGGCATACCCGCCATCGGCGAAGAGCAATATGCAGCCCACATCAGCTACGGCATGCCCGACATACTTGGCACACAGCGCCAGCGTTTTGCTGGCAAACGGGTGCTGGTCGTGGGCACCGGGCATTCAGCCGCAGGCAACCTGCTGGCGCTGGCGCAACTGGCAGAACAAGTGCCGGGCACCACCCTGCTGTGGGCAATCCGGGGCAATCATGTTGCCAAGGTATTTGGCGGCGGCAGTGCCGATGGCCTGCCAGCACGGGGGCAGCTTGGTGCCCGCCTGAAGGCCTTGAAAGATACTGGCCAGCTCAGCCTGTACCGCAATTTCAGGATACGGCAATTGCAGTCTGGCGAGCATGGCATCACCGTCATAGGCGACATGCATCAGGGTGAAACACCTGTCCTTTCCGACATAGATGAAATCATCGCCTCCACCGGGGCCAGGCCCGACCTTAGCCTCAGCCGTGAATTGCGCCTGCGCCATGACCCCTGGCTGGAAAGCACGGAAGCCCTCGCGCCACTGATCGACCCCAACGAACATAGCTGCGGCACGGTGCGCCCGCATGGTCACCGCGAGCTGGCCCACCCTGAGCCTGGCTACTATTCAGTGGGAGCCAAGAGCTATGGCCGCGCCCCCAACTTCCTGATGGCGACAGGGTATGAACAGGTGCGCTCCGTAGTTGCCGCATTGACGGGCGACCTGGCTGCCGCCGACGAGGTGCAGTTGAGCCTGCCGCAAACCGGCATCTGCAGCACACAGCCAGTCTATGAATTGCCAGAGAAAGAAGAGCCAGCGGCATGCTGTGGCGGCGCTGCACCGGCAGGTGCAAACGCCTGTTGCGCACTCGATGCCACTGAAAAAGCCAAAGGGAATGCGGGTTGTGGATGCAGTACACAAAGCGAGACGCCAGCAATGCCAACGCTAAGCAAACCAGAGGCAAGCAAGCCAAAATGCTGCTCTTGA
- a CDS encoding GNAT family N-acetyltransferase: protein MKTDCIIRPATPSDIAIINRHRFHREDEQQEDLDAYANWLAGTLATGNYLGLLAQAGDTVVAGAGLSILDWGPIRGDTQARRGRIVNVYTAPDWRRLGIARALVAGVLQLGKEQGLNTFNLSASEEGQPLYRDLGFVSYPTEMIYRSGTGQENKRVSTGCQNHSGRPWSSNDYFTSS from the coding sequence ATGAAGACTGACTGTATCATACGCCCGGCGACACCATCAGATATCGCCATCATCAACCGCCACCGCTTCCACCGGGAAGACGAACAGCAAGAAGACCTGGATGCGTATGCAAACTGGCTGGCAGGCACACTGGCTACGGGCAATTACCTGGGCTTGCTGGCCCAGGCCGGGGACACCGTTGTCGCGGGTGCGGGTCTCTCCATACTGGATTGGGGACCAATACGCGGCGATACACAAGCGCGTCGCGGCAGAATCGTCAATGTCTATACCGCACCAGACTGGCGCAGGCTGGGCATTGCCAGGGCACTGGTCGCAGGCGTGCTGCAACTGGGCAAGGAGCAAGGCCTGAACACCTTCAATCTGAGTGCCTCAGAAGAAGGCCAGCCACTGTACCGGGACCTGGGCTTTGTTTCTTATCCGACGGAGATGATATACAGGTCAGGAACAGGTCAGGAAAACAAGAGAGTTAGTACAGGTTGTCAAAATCATTCTGGACGTCCTTGGAGTTCAAATGACTATTTCACTTCTTCGTAA
- a CDS encoding arsinothricin resistance N-acetyltransferase ArsN1 family B, giving the protein MIRTATAADAAAIINIYNHYIATTTISFEENPVTEQEMAQRIKDVSASLPWYVEEQDGVVIGYAYATPWRARSAYRFSVESTVYVAASHAGKGIGKRLYQTLIADLRQRGIHVTIGGIAQPNTASVALHESLGFEKVAHFKDVGRKFEQWVDVGYWELRLG; this is encoded by the coding sequence ATGATACGAACAGCCACCGCCGCCGACGCCGCCGCCATCATCAACATCTACAACCACTACATCGCCACGACCACCATCAGCTTTGAAGAAAACCCGGTCACAGAACAGGAGATGGCCCAGCGCATCAAGGATGTCAGCGCCAGCCTGCCATGGTATGTAGAAGAACAGGATGGCGTAGTCATCGGCTATGCCTATGCCACCCCATGGCGGGCACGCAGCGCCTACCGGTTTTCAGTAGAAAGCACGGTGTATGTCGCCGCCAGCCATGCAGGCAAGGGAATAGGCAAGCGGCTGTATCAAACCCTGATAGCCGACCTGCGCCAGCGCGGCATCCACGTCACCATAGGCGGCATCGCCCAACCCAACACAGCCAGCGTCGCCCTGCATGAAAGCCTGGGTTTCGAGAAAGTCGCCCACTTCAAGGACGTGGGACGCAAGTTTGAACAATGGGTGGATGTGGGTTATTGGGAGCTGCGGCTGGGGTGA
- a CDS encoding MFS transporter has translation MNQQLLTRKTIAILGFTQIASWGSLYYAIAILAPSIQQEMGWSSGTVFGAFSWSLLVAGLASAPVGMLLDRHGGRLVMASGSLLCAAGMVLLSMAQAKAVYFMAWTLLGLGMALSLYEAAFATINRMILANSRQAISTLTLFGGFASTVFWPLTLKLNSLLGWRDTYLLYGMLQLCLCLPLHLMLGTAKASDTRASNAPASAHGHASPSRPGHTLAEALRHPAFWKLALAFCANSFVFSTLSVHLIPLLGQFGHASAWVVMMAAFIGPMQVAGRLGEMTFARHALPQTVGKWVFTALPVALLVLMSFGTQAWAVALFCLLYGLSNGILTIVRGTIPQALFGRDNYGAISGALAGPSLLSKAAGPLAMAVVAQDSTTPYPFLLILLLFTLASLAFYLATIRQQAVSLEAS, from the coding sequence ATGAACCAGCAGCTACTGACCAGAAAAACCATCGCCATCCTGGGTTTTACCCAAATCGCCTCCTGGGGTTCGCTGTACTATGCCATCGCCATCCTGGCACCGTCCATCCAGCAAGAAATGGGCTGGTCATCTGGCACCGTGTTTGGTGCTTTCTCCTGGAGCCTGCTGGTGGCCGGGCTGGCCTCCGCACCGGTGGGCATGCTGCTCGACCGTCATGGCGGGCGGCTGGTGATGGCCAGTGGCTCTTTGCTGTGCGCTGCAGGCATGGTCTTGCTGAGCATGGCACAGGCCAAGGCTGTGTATTTCATGGCCTGGACGCTGCTGGGACTGGGAATGGCGCTGAGCCTGTATGAAGCCGCCTTTGCGACCATCAACCGCATGATACTGGCGAACAGCCGCCAGGCCATCTCTACCCTGACACTGTTCGGTGGCTTTGCCAGCACCGTATTCTGGCCGCTGACCTTGAAACTCAACAGCCTGCTGGGCTGGCGTGACACCTACCTGCTGTATGGCATGCTGCAATTGTGCCTGTGCCTGCCGCTGCACCTGATGCTGGGTACCGCCAAAGCCAGCGATACACGAGCCAGCAACGCACCAGCCAGCGCACACGGCCATGCCTCACCGTCCAGACCTGGCCATACCCTGGCCGAAGCCTTGCGCCATCCGGCATTCTGGAAACTGGCACTGGCCTTTTGTGCGAACAGCTTTGTGTTTTCTACGCTCTCGGTCCACCTCATCCCCTTGCTGGGCCAGTTTGGTCACGCCAGCGCCTGGGTGGTCATGATGGCTGCCTTCATCGGCCCCATGCAAGTCGCTGGCCGCCTCGGTGAAATGACGTTTGCCAGACACGCCTTGCCACAGACCGTCGGCAAATGGGTGTTCACCGCCCTGCCGGTGGCCTTGCTGGTGCTGATGTCATTTGGTACGCAAGCATGGGCAGTCGCCCTGTTCTGCCTGCTGTACGGCCTCAGTAATGGCATCCTGACGATAGTGCGCGGGACGATACCGCAAGCCCTGTTCGGGCGGGATAATTATGGTGCGATTTCCGGCGCTCTGGCCGGCCCCTCGCTACTATCCAAAGCTGCAGGCCCACTTGCGATGGCTGTCGTGGCGCAAGATTCCACAACACCTTACCCGTTTCTGCTGATACTCTTGCTGTTTACCCTCGCCTCACTGGCATTTTACCTCGCCACCATCAGGCAGCAAGCAGTGAGCCTGGAAGCCAGCTAA